Proteins from a genomic interval of Paenibacillus lentus:
- a CDS encoding non-ribosomal peptide synthetase, with amino-acid sequence MKLNKEKIQDIYSLSPLQKGMLFHTVKDPESSVYFEQTSFVLEGMVHPRYLEESIQALIRKHDIFRSIFRYKKNDPVQVVLRDRTAKLHYENITHLSLDEQKRFLENYKKNDRERGFDLSRDLLLRFSLIQIGETRYEFIWSHHHILMDGWCTGIVFEDLFQTYRQLMEHRRPSSESAPQYGEYIRWLQKQDHHKSMSFWKEYLEGFEGATGIPRYKERAGLQEQNELTFNLDKQMTKELNHIARTHQVTLNTVIQTLWGLLLQKYNQTDDALFGAVLSGRPAEIDQVERIVGLFINTVPVRVTSGNGQTFVDILRNVQQISLQAEKYGYISLAEIQAGFNHVELLDHIVVFENFPVEMEQDEEVNELGFTFLDTNSFEQSNYALTVVVVPGEELAFTLKYDPEVYSGNILERIEGHYKNLAEQVMHRADVLPEVLQLSNGNERDEILYSFNMTAADYPQDRTLSSLFEEQAAKYPEKLALVMGEERLTYRELNARANQWAQELRRKGVKPDQAVGLITERSPEMILAILAILKAGGAYLPIDPSYPAERVAHMLRDSEASLLIAQHPGLLREEYSYTGETLIMGEEPLLGELEHNPDPAAQPGNLAYVIYTSGSTGQPKGVMTTHQNVVKTIMNNGYLELTPEDRLLQLSNYAFDGSVFDIFGALLHGATLILADRETVLDIRKLGQLLREESVSVVFMTTALFNTLVDLDLSCLEHTRKILFGGELVSVRHVQRAVKRLGPERIIHVYGPTETTVFATSYEVGQLEEDSYTLPIGRPIHNTTAYILNQEGALQPLGVAGELWLGGDGVARGYLNQPELTAERFVPNPWEPGTMMYRTGDLARWLPEGTIEYLGRIDQQVKIRGHRIELGEIEAKLLEHPVVRETVLIARQDDQGHSSLCAYVVTDGAWTAAELRRHLATSLPEYMIPTSFTGLAQLPLTSNGKVDKRALPEPEQQLDGVYVAPANELEEQLAALFGEVLGVEVVGTQDSFFEHGGHSLKAMTLAARIHKELGVEIPLRDIFTHPTVQELGQRLQDMQGQGGDSAAYTAIERAPEQEFYPASYAQRRMYAVQQIRDKHTTAYNMPFMLNIEGALDAERLRAALQGLVSRHESLRTSFHMIGDQLMQRVHEYDEIAWDMERSEAAESAVDEKARLFIAPFDLEIAPLFRAELVQVEAERHVLMLDMHHIISDGVSTGVLFQDLSALYEGAELPPLRIQYKDYAIWQQSGEQAARLQQQEEYWLNRYAGELPVLELPTDEPRPAVQQSEGDAWHMEIDADLLESAKRLSAERGTTLYMTLLAVYQVLLSKYTGQEDIITGTPIAGRPHADLEGIVGMFVNTLAIRTQPASELTFEEYLAQVKEQVLQAYAHADYPFEELVEQLSLPRNLSRHPLFDTMFALQNIDMSDSRIAGLTFSPRELDWKNAKFDLTWMLVEDSSLRITVEYSTQLFQRDSVKRMGKHFEHLLQQVCNNPQGLIEEIELATDEEKTQILKQFNATEADFPDHVTIHELFEKQVMQAPEQTAVVFGNEHLTYDQLNRKANVLAHILMRKGIGKNQMVGIMCEPSLDMFVGILAILKAGSAYLPIDPDYSSERVEYMLEDSGAKLVIVQQGMELSPHYRGEILVLGTTPDDAGAELKDDSNPVLVSEASDLAYIIYTSGSTGQPKGVMVEHRSLVNLSLWHIQHYEVTAKDRSTKYAGSGFDASVWEIFPYLVAGSTIYIIDQAIRYEIEEVRSFFNNHEITISFLPTQFAEQFMKLECPSLRWLLIGGDKAQFIQNKSYRITNNYGPTENTVVATSYTVQPGDQRIPIGRPIANNRAYILNAQSQLQPIGVAGELCIGGAGVARGYCNRTDLTNERFVEDPFVPGNRMYRTGDIVRWKADGNIEYIGRMDDQVKIRGYRVETGEVEAAILASGLVSEAVVLSRTDHQEQTYLCAYLVVEQGYDAASLRQFLIQKLPHYMVPSFFVELNELPLTANGKVDKKALLQMSMDDRASTTADYVAPSEPMEKLLVELWMELLDVPRVGIHDNFFELGGDSIKAIQISARLNEHNLKLDVKDIFHLQTISELVSHIQVKTNTAEQGLITGMTSLSPVQQWFFDQKFSISDHWNQSMMLFRQEGWEEQAVARVFTAIMEHHDALRMLFRQEGDRVVAVTRGMSDVLFGIKCFDLTAETDVERRVEEEANALQGMLNIENGPLVQIGIFRTAQGDHLLITIHHLVVDGVSWRILTEDLMSGYLQVLRNEEIKFPAKTDSYQLWTRTVTEFAESESMKNELSYWREMIDSHVPELPKDRYLDSRYQLKDTSYASIQLTEEQTHHLLTDAHFAYSTQINDLLLSGLVLAIQEWAGVNRIVITQEGHGREDFGTGVDISRTVGWFTSMFPIIYELQSNEIAHAIKQVKEQTRRLPNKGAGWLIAEKILRQTDQQNIGLPLQPEIGFNYFGQIEASGAGGDYEMSEMPMGYEINQANEGIFPLNVSGMVTEGKLTIQLFYDRRSYEHNTIERLIQRYRQYLLDIISHCINRDKKELTPSDFTTQELTTEDLNAVFALLDE; translated from the coding sequence ATGAAATTGAACAAAGAGAAAATTCAGGATATTTACTCACTTTCTCCCTTGCAAAAAGGCATGTTATTTCATACGGTCAAAGACCCGGAAAGCTCTGTTTATTTCGAGCAGACATCATTTGTGTTGGAAGGCATGGTTCATCCCCGCTATTTGGAGGAAAGTATTCAAGCTCTGATCCGAAAGCACGACATATTTCGAAGCATCTTCCGTTATAAAAAAAATGATCCTGTTCAGGTCGTGCTTAGGGACCGAACAGCAAAACTGCACTACGAGAATATTACTCACTTGAGTTTAGACGAGCAGAAGAGATTTCTAGAGAATTACAAAAAGAACGACCGGGAAAGAGGCTTTGATCTTTCCCGGGATCTGCTTCTTCGTTTTTCCCTCATTCAGATCGGTGAAACACGATATGAATTCATTTGGAGCCATCACCATATATTGATGGACGGCTGGTGTACGGGCATTGTATTTGAAGATCTGTTTCAAACCTATCGCCAACTGATGGAGCATCGTCGGCCTTCATCGGAATCGGCTCCGCAATATGGGGAGTATATACGTTGGCTGCAGAAGCAGGATCATCACAAATCCATGTCTTTCTGGAAGGAGTACCTGGAAGGGTTTGAGGGCGCTACTGGAATTCCGCGATACAAAGAGCGAGCCGGACTGCAGGAGCAAAACGAACTCACATTTAACCTAGATAAGCAGATGACTAAAGAATTAAATCATATTGCTAGAACGCATCAAGTCACCTTAAATACCGTTATTCAAACACTATGGGGATTGCTGCTGCAAAAATATAATCAGACGGATGATGCTTTATTTGGTGCAGTTCTATCTGGAAGACCAGCGGAAATAGATCAAGTTGAACGAATTGTTGGACTGTTTATTAATACGGTTCCGGTTCGAGTCACCAGTGGTAACGGTCAGACATTTGTTGATATTTTACGGAATGTTCAGCAAATTTCTCTGCAGGCAGAGAAATATGGCTATATCTCATTAGCCGAAATTCAGGCTGGTTTTAATCATGTCGAGCTGCTGGATCATATTGTAGTTTTTGAGAATTTTCCAGTAGAGATGGAACAAGATGAAGAAGTTAACGAGTTGGGTTTTACCTTTCTGGATACGAATTCCTTTGAGCAATCCAATTATGCATTAACGGTTGTTGTAGTACCTGGGGAAGAATTGGCGTTCACTTTAAAATACGATCCGGAGGTCTATTCAGGCAATATCCTGGAGCGTATAGAGGGGCACTATAAGAATCTTGCTGAGCAAGTTATGCATCGTGCCGATGTTTTGCCGGAGGTATTACAGCTGTCCAATGGGAATGAACGCGACGAAATACTTTATTCATTTAATATGACAGCTGCAGACTATCCGCAGGATCGTACGTTATCTAGTCTATTCGAGGAGCAGGCGGCGAAATATCCCGAGAAGCTGGCTTTGGTCATGGGGGAAGAGCGCCTGACTTACCGTGAGCTAAATGCCCGGGCGAACCAGTGGGCACAGGAGCTTCGCAGGAAGGGCGTAAAGCCGGATCAGGCCGTCGGCCTGATTACCGAGCGCTCGCCGGAGATGATCCTAGCTATTCTGGCGATTCTGAAGGCGGGCGGCGCTTATCTGCCGATCGACCCCTCCTATCCGGCTGAACGTGTAGCCCATATGCTGCGGGATAGCGAAGCCTCGCTTTTAATCGCTCAGCATCCCGGGCTTTTGCGGGAGGAATACAGCTATACAGGCGAGACGCTCATCATGGGTGAAGAGCCGCTGCTGGGCGAGCTGGAGCACAATCCGGACCCGGCTGCACAGCCTGGCAATCTGGCGTATGTCATCTATACCTCGGGCTCAACCGGGCAGCCGAAGGGCGTGATGACCACCCACCAGAACGTCGTCAAGACGATCATGAACAACGGCTATTTGGAACTTACGCCGGAGGACCGGCTGCTGCAATTATCCAACTATGCCTTTGACGGCTCTGTCTTTGACATCTTCGGTGCGCTGCTGCACGGAGCGACCTTGATTCTGGCTGACCGGGAAACGGTGCTGGATATTCGGAAGCTCGGTCAGCTGCTGCGGGAAGAGAGTGTGAGTGTAGTCTTCATGACGACAGCTCTGTTCAACACGTTGGTGGATCTGGATTTGAGCTGTCTGGAACATACACGCAAAATTTTGTTCGGCGGCGAACTCGTATCGGTTCGTCATGTTCAGCGGGCTGTAAAGCGTTTAGGCCCAGAACGCATTATTCATGTTTACGGCCCAACGGAGACGACGGTATTCGCCACGTCTTATGAGGTGGGACAGCTGGAGGAGGACAGCTATACGCTGCCGATCGGCCGGCCGATTCACAATACGACGGCTTACATTCTCAACCAGGAGGGGGCTCTGCAGCCCTTGGGTGTGGCCGGAGAGCTGTGGCTTGGCGGCGATGGGGTAGCGCGAGGCTACCTGAACCAACCTGAGTTGACGGCGGAGCGGTTCGTGCCAAATCCTTGGGAGCCCGGCACGATGATGTACCGGACGGGAGATTTGGCGCGCTGGCTGCCGGAGGGAACGATCGAGTATCTGGGACGCATCGATCAGCAGGTGAAGATTCGGGGTCATCGTATCGAACTGGGCGAGATCGAGGCGAAGCTGCTGGAGCATCCGGTCGTGCGGGAGACGGTATTGATTGCGCGGCAGGACGATCAGGGCCATTCGAGTCTATGCGCTTATGTCGTGACCGACGGGGCCTGGACCGCGGCGGAGCTGCGTCGTCATCTAGCCACAAGCTTACCGGAATATATGATTCCGACCTCGTTTACCGGCTTGGCGCAGCTGCCGCTGACATCGAACGGCAAGGTGGACAAGCGGGCCTTGCCTGAACCGGAGCAGCAATTGGACGGGGTGTATGTGGCGCCAGCCAATGAGCTGGAGGAGCAGCTGGCGGCTCTGTTTGGCGAGGTGCTTGGGGTAGAAGTAGTCGGTACGCAGGACTCCTTCTTCGAACACGGCGGCCATTCGCTCAAAGCGATGACGCTGGCAGCGCGTATCCACAAAGAGCTGGGCGTGGAAATCCCGCTGCGGGATATTTTTACCCATCCGACCGTGCAGGAGCTGGGGCAAAGGCTACAGGACATGCAAGGGCAGGGTGGTGATTCGGCGGCGTATACGGCCATTGAACGTGCGCCAGAGCAGGAGTTCTATCCGGCATCGTATGCGCAGCGGCGGATGTACGCGGTTCAGCAAATCCGCGACAAGCATACGACGGCGTACAATATGCCGTTTATGCTGAATATTGAGGGAGCACTGGATGCGGAACGGCTTCGTGCCGCGTTGCAGGGCCTGGTATCGCGCCATGAGTCATTGCGCACCTCGTTCCATATGATCGGGGATCAGCTCATGCAGCGGGTGCATGAGTATGATGAGATCGCATGGGATATGGAACGATCGGAAGCGGCGGAATCAGCGGTGGATGAGAAGGCACGGTTGTTCATAGCTCCGTTTGACTTGGAAATCGCGCCGCTGTTCCGTGCGGAGCTTGTGCAGGTGGAGGCGGAGCGTCATGTGCTGATGCTGGATATGCATCATATTATTTCAGATGGAGTATCCACTGGCGTGTTGTTCCAGGACTTGAGCGCCCTTTACGAAGGAGCCGAGCTGCCGCCGCTTCGCATCCAATACAAGGATTACGCCATATGGCAGCAAAGCGGGGAGCAGGCGGCCCGTCTCCAACAGCAGGAGGAGTACTGGCTGAATCGCTATGCAGGAGAGCTGCCAGTGCTGGAGCTGCCGACGGACGAACCGAGACCTGCAGTGCAACAGTCTGAGGGAGACGCCTGGCATATGGAGATCGATGCGGATCTATTAGAATCCGCCAAGCGGTTATCTGCCGAGCGTGGAACGACACTGTATATGACCCTGCTGGCTGTCTATCAGGTGCTGCTATCTAAATATACGGGACAAGAAGATATTATAACGGGAACACCGATTGCCGGCAGACCGCATGCGGATCTGGAAGGCATCGTGGGGATGTTCGTTAACACCTTGGCGATCCGTACTCAGCCGGCAAGCGAGCTGACGTTTGAAGAGTATTTAGCTCAGGTCAAGGAGCAGGTATTGCAAGCCTACGCGCATGCGGATTACCCGTTTGAGGAGCTGGTTGAACAGCTGAGCTTGCCGCGCAACCTAAGCAGGCATCCGCTATTCGATACGATGTTCGCGCTGCAGAATATCGACATGTCGGATAGCCGCATAGCCGGATTGACTTTTAGTCCTCGTGAGCTAGATTGGAAAAACGCTAAGTTTGACCTGACGTGGATGCTAGTGGAGGACTCGAGTTTAAGAATAACGGTGGAGTACAGCACGCAGTTATTCCAACGCGATAGCGTGAAGCGAATGGGGAAGCATTTCGAACATCTTTTGCAGCAAGTCTGCAATAATCCCCAAGGTTTAATAGAGGAGATCGAACTAGCCACCGATGAGGAAAAAACACAGATCTTGAAGCAGTTTAATGCAACGGAGGCTGACTTTCCCGATCATGTAACGATCCATGAACTATTTGAGAAGCAGGTCATGCAGGCTCCAGAGCAAACCGCAGTTGTATTCGGCAACGAGCACCTTACTTACGACCAATTAAACCGGAAGGCGAATGTTCTCGCTCATATACTCATGCGAAAAGGGATCGGGAAAAATCAAATGGTTGGAATTATGTGCGAGCCGTCACTGGATATGTTTGTAGGTATACTCGCGATTCTTAAAGCGGGCAGTGCGTATTTGCCGATAGATCCCGATTATTCCTCCGAACGGGTTGAATATATGTTAGAGGATAGCGGGGCAAAGCTCGTCATTGTACAGCAAGGCATGGAACTGAGTCCTCATTACCGCGGTGAAATACTTGTATTAGGAACGACTCCTGATGATGCAGGGGCTGAATTGAAGGATGATTCTAATCCAGTACTTGTGAGTGAAGCATCCGATTTGGCGTATATCATTTACACATCTGGCTCTACAGGTCAGCCTAAAGGGGTTATGGTTGAGCACAGATCATTGGTTAATTTGAGCTTGTGGCATATTCAGCATTATGAAGTTACGGCTAAAGATCGAAGTACGAAGTATGCTGGTTCAGGATTCGATGCTTCTGTATGGGAGATATTCCCGTATCTTGTTGCAGGGTCAACCATTTATATCATTGATCAGGCGATTAGATATGAAATAGAGGAAGTTCGTTCGTTTTTCAACAATCATGAAATAACGATCAGCTTTTTACCTACACAGTTTGCGGAGCAGTTTATGAAGCTGGAGTGTCCTTCATTACGTTGGTTGTTAATCGGCGGGGACAAAGCGCAGTTTATTCAAAATAAGAGTTATCGGATTACAAATAACTATGGTCCAACGGAAAATACCGTTGTTGCTACTAGCTACACAGTTCAACCTGGTGATCAACGTATTCCTATTGGCCGACCGATTGCAAATAATCGTGCTTATATTTTGAATGCACAATCTCAATTACAGCCGATCGGAGTAGCCGGTGAGCTGTGCATTGGCGGGGCGGGTGTTGCTCGTGGTTATTGCAATCGTACTGATTTAACAAATGAGCGTTTTGTTGAGGATCCCTTTGTACCGGGAAATCGGATGTATAGAACAGGGGATATCGTGCGCTGGAAGGCTGACGGCAACATAGAATACATAGGTCGGATGGATGATCAAGTGAAAATCCGTGGATATCGGGTGGAGACAGGCGAGGTAGAGGCTGCGATATTAGCGAGTGGGCTTGTTAGCGAAGCGGTTGTTCTCTCCCGAACAGACCATCAGGAGCAAACTTATTTATGTGCGTATTTAGTAGTCGAGCAAGGGTATGACGCTGCGTCATTGCGTCAGTTCTTGATTCAAAAGCTGCCTCATTATATGGTTCCTTCTTTCTTTGTTGAGCTTAACGAATTACCGTTGACTGCCAATGGAAAAGTGGACAAGAAGGCTCTGCTTCAAATGAGCATGGATGACCGGGCTTCAACGACTGCCGATTATGTTGCTCCTTCGGAACCAATGGAGAAGTTATTGGTTGAATTATGGATGGAATTATTAGATGTGCCGCGCGTCGGCATTCATGATAATTTCTTTGAATTAGGCGGAGATTCCATTAAAGCCATTCAAATATCTGCACGACTGAACGAGCATAATTTGAAACTCGATGTGAAAGATATATTCCATCTTCAGACGATTTCTGAGTTAGTTTCTCATATACAGGTAAAAACGAATACAGCAGAACAAGGCTTGATTACTGGAATGACTTCCTTGAGCCCTGTCCAGCAATGGTTCTTTGACCAGAAATTTAGTATTTCGGATCATTGGAATCAATCGATGATGCTCTTCCGCCAGGAGGGCTGGGAAGAACAAGCTGTGGCGCGTGTGTTCACGGCCATCATGGAACATCATGATGCACTAAGGATGCTATTCAGGCAAGAGGGCGATCGTGTTGTTGCGGTGACTCGCGGGATGTCGGACGTGTTGTTCGGTATAAAATGTTTTGATTTAACCGCAGAGACAGACGTGGAGAGACGGGTGGAGGAGGAGGCAAATGCATTACAAGGCATGCTCAATATTGAGAATGGCCCTCTTGTACAGATAGGCATTTTCCGGACGGCTCAGGGCGATCATTTGCTAATTACAATTCACCACCTTGTCGTAGATGGCGTGTCATGGAGAATTCTTACCGAGGATTTAATGTCTGGCTATCTGCAAGTGCTGCGGAATGAAGAGATTAAGTTTCCAGCTAAGACGGATTCCTATCAACTCTGGACGCGAACTGTGACTGAATTTGCGGAAAGTGAATCGATGAAGAATGAGTTGTCTTATTGGAGAGAAATGATAGATTCTCATGTGCCAGAATTACCGAAGGATCGTTACTTGGACAGCCGGTATCAGCTTAAAGATACAAGTTATGCAAGTATACAGCTGACGGAAGAACAGACCCATCATTTACTCACGGATGCTCATTTCGCTTACAGCACACAGATTAACGACCTTTTGTTGTCCGGGTTAGTGTTGGCGATTCAGGAGTGGGCGGGAGTGAATCGTATCGTCATTACACAGGAAGGACATGGACGTGAGGATTTTGGAACCGGGGTGGACATCTCTCGCACTGTCGGATGGTTTACCTCTATGTTCCCTATCATTTATGAGCTTCAAAGCAACGAAATTGCACATGCAATTAAGCAAGTTAAGGAACAAACCAGACGCTTACCTAATAAGGGGGCAGGCTGGTTGATTGCAGAGAAAATCCTGCGTCAAACGGATCAACAGAATATTGGACTGCCTTTGCAGCCGGAGATCGGTTTCAACTATTTTGGACAAATAGAAGCTTCCGGTGCGGGTGGGGATTACGAAATGTCGGAAATGCCGATGGGGTATGAAATAAATCAGGC